GGTTCCAGATGCGGAACATCCTGAATGCCATCAGTCGCCTGGTAGAGTACGACCTGCGGAGTGCAATGTTCCGTCACCTCGTCACGCTCGACGCCGGTTTCTTCGGCCGGAACCGCACCGGCGACCTGATGGCCCGCCTCACCAACGACCTCTCGGCCGTCCGCATGGTGGCCGGTCCGGCCATCATGTACCTCGTCAACACCATCGCCGGCGGGCTCTTCGCGCTGGTCTTCATGCTGCGGATCAGCCCGCATCTCACCGCCATCGCGGTGCTGCCGATGGTGCTGCTGCCGATCGTCATGGCGGTGCTCGGTTCCCTGATACATCAACGGTTCGAGGCCGTCCAGGAACACTTCGGCGTGATGACGACGCACGCGCAGGAGAACATCAGCGGTGCCCGCATCGTGCGTGCGTTCCGGCAGGAGGCAGCCGAGGCGGCGCACTTCGCGGCGCTCAACGACGAGTACCTGCGGCGCAACATGGGCCTGGCGCGGCTCTACGGGCTCATGTCCCCTGGCCTGCAGCTCCTCGCCGGCCTCGGCGCCGTCGCGGTGCTCGGCATCGGGGGTGCCGCCACGCTGCGGCAGGAGATGACGGTCGGCGACTTCGTCGCGTTCGGCCTGTTCCTCGGCATGCTCACCTGGCCGCTGATCGCGCTGGGGTGGGTGATCAACCTGTTCCAACGCGGCGCCGCGAGCATGGCGCGCATCAACGACGTGCTGCTCGCGGCCGCGTCGGTCACCTCACCGGCCACCGTCGCGGCACTGCCCGCGCATGCGGGCGCCGGACGCGCGCTCGAGTTCCGCCACGTCGGCTACCACTACCCCGCTGCCGAGGGTGACGCGCCGCGCTGGGTGCTGCGCGACATCTCCTTCTCGGTGCCGGCGGGTGCCACCGTCGGCATCGTCGGCGCGACCGGCAGTGGCAAGAGTGCGCTGATGGACCTCGTCCCGCGCTTCTGGAACCCGCAGGAGGGCGAGATCCTGCTCGACGGCGTGCCGACCGACACCCTCGACCTGGCCGCGCTGCGCTCCACCATCGGGTACGTGCCGCAGGAATCGGTGCTGTTCAGCGACACCATCATGGCCAACCTCACCTACGGCGGCAACGACGAGGACGCCGCACGCACGGCCGCCGGCGTCGCGCAGCTCGACGCGGCGATCGTGGACCTGCCCGACGGCTACGACACGCTGCTTGGTGAACGCGGCATCAACCTCAGCGGCGGGCAGAAGCAGCGGGCCGCGATCGCGCGGGCGCTCGCGCGCGATCCGCAGGTCGTGCTGCTGGACGATGCGCTGAGCGCGGTGGACACCGGCACCGAGGCGGCGATCCTGCAGGGGCTGCGCGACGAGCTCACCGGGCGCACGGCGCTGATCGCGTCACACCGGGTGAGTGCGGTGCGCGATGCATCGTGGATCGTGGTGCTGGATGAGGGGCGCATCGTGGAACAGGGCACGCACGAGTCGCTGGTGGCAGCCCGCGGGCGCTACTGGCAGTTGTTGCGGCGCCAGCAGGTGTCGGACGAGATCGACGCGGTGAGCGCCTGATCGCCCTGCTGCGTGCGACCGCGTGACCGGTGGGGTGGCTGGCGTCAGGTGGCGCCGGGACACCGGCTAACGCGGCCCGCCGCTGCGCTGGCACTCGGCGCACACGCCGTAGATCACGAGGCGGTGCCGCTGCCGGCTGAAGCCGTGCGACTCGGCGATGAGCGTGGTCATGCGCTCGAGGCGCTCGTCCCGGAACTCGTCCACGCGGCCGCACACGCTGCAGAGCATGTGCTCGTGGTGCGGGATGCCCCGCGCCGGCTCGAAGCGCCGGAAGCCCTCGCCGAAGTCGCGCTCGACCACCAGGCCGCTCTTCACGAGCAGGTCGAGCGTGCGATAGATCGTGGCCGTGCCGGCGTTGTCCCCCTGCTGCGCGAGCCCGGTGGCAACCTCCTCCACCGACAGGTGCTGGTCGGAGGCGAGGACGAGCGAGGCGATGGCGAGTCGCTGCGGCGTGATCGGCAGGTTGTGCTGCCGCAGGTAGGCGCGGAACCGGTCCAGATCGTTGCGCGGGTCCACCCGATGCGGTCCGCGCTACGCGGCGGGGGCGACGGCCAGCGGCGCCACCAGGTGTGCCAGCACGTCGTGCGGGATCAGCTCGGGGTCGGCCGGTTCACTGCTGCGATGGCGCACGCCGCGCAGCACCGCCTCCACCGCCTCCAGCGGCGCATCCGCCTCCTCGATGAGGTCCACGCTCCACTTGCCGCGTTCGACGCCCTTGATGGTGTGGCGGTAGCTGGCGGTGGAGATGCGCATGCGACGACGAGCGGGCGTGGCGGCACCGTCGGGCGCGGCATCGGTCATGGTGAGGCGGTCGTCCTGCGCGGCGGTGGCGGTGGTTGGCGGCGCATCGGCGGACGCTGGTTCGTCGGCGCAGGGCGAGTCGTCGGCGCCGTCGGCATCCGTCGCGGCAACCGGCGCAGGGTCACCGGATTCGGCGTCGTCCGAGGCAATGGGCGCACTGTCACCGAGATGCGCGGCTTCGGTGTCGTCCACCGCAATGGGTGCACTGTCACCGATTTCCGCACCGATCTCCGTGGCACCGATTTCCGCGGTGGCATCCGTGGCAATTGGTGCACTGTCACCGATTTCCGTTGGTGCACTGTCACCGATTTCCGTGGCACCGATTTCCGCGGTGTCGTCCACCGCAATGGGTGCACTGTCACCGATTTCCGACGTGGCAATTGGTGCACTGTCACCGGTTTCCGTGTCGCCGATTTCCGCGGTGGCATCCGCGGCAATTGGTGCACTGTCACCGGTTTGCGTGTCACCGAAATGCGTGTCACCGGTGTCGGCGGCGGCGATGTCGGTATCCGGGCCCACGAGGGTCGGCGGCTCGGGGGGGAGCGCAGTCACGACCACGGCCACGCCGGTCTCAAGGGTGCCACGCCGGATGGGCGGGAACAGGTGCAACTCGACCACGGAGTCGAGCGGCACACGGCCAAGGATGGTGCGGAGGAAGCGTTCCTGCGTCTCGGTCATGCACGAATCCAGAAGGGGCGGCAGCACCGCCGCGACACGCGTCGTCGAGCAGGGCTCGTCGAGAGGCACGGGTGGGAGGGTGCATGCGCTCCGGCCCGTGGGTCCTGCCCGGGAAGTACCCGGCACGATGACCTGAGGTCGGGACCCCCAGGCCATCGCACCGGGACAATTTGCCTGGAAGTACATACGGGCTCAATGGGATCGGCTGAGCCCGTCTGCGCCGACCTCGTCCGTCTGGTCCGACCGCGTCAGCTTGCGCCGCACGTCAGATCATCAGATGTTTGGCCATGTCCACGATCGCCCGACAGTCCCTCGCCGACGCCACCGCCGCACAGCTCGAGGCCCGCATCGCCGCCGCCGAATGGCCACTCGGCAGCCGCCTGCCAGCGGAACCGGAGCTCATGGCACAGCTCGGCGTCGGGCGCTCCACCGTCCGCGAGGCCATCCGGACACTCGCCCGCGTCGGACTCGTGCAGGTCCGGCAGGGAGACGGCACCTACGTCACCGCCCGGACCGCCAACACCGAGTCGCTCCTCACCCGCTGCCAGCGCGCCCAGCTCCAGGAAGTGCGCGACGTCCGCGAGGCCCTCGAACTGCAGGCCGCCCGGCTCGCTGCCGCGCGCCGCACCCCCGACGACCTCGCCACCCTCCGCACCCTGCT
This is a stretch of genomic DNA from Gemmatimonadaceae bacterium. It encodes these proteins:
- a CDS encoding ABC transporter ATP-binding protein — its product is MSKPRTSSLRALRALVPFVRTYRARMALGLACVIGSSAIASAIPWLLRRAVDDLQAGAPPRDLYDIAAAMVGITLVTGVLRFQMRNILNAISRLVEYDLRSAMFRHLVTLDAGFFGRNRTGDLMARLTNDLSAVRMVAGPAIMYLVNTIAGGLFALVFMLRISPHLTAIAVLPMVLLPIVMAVLGSLIHQRFEAVQEHFGVMTTHAQENISGARIVRAFRQEAAEAAHFAALNDEYLRRNMGLARLYGLMSPGLQLLAGLGAVAVLGIGGAATLRQEMTVGDFVAFGLFLGMLTWPLIALGWVINLFQRGAASMARINDVLLAAASVTSPATVAALPAHAGAGRALEFRHVGYHYPAAEGDAPRWVLRDISFSVPAGATVGIVGATGSGKSALMDLVPRFWNPQEGEILLDGVPTDTLDLAALRSTIGYVPQESVLFSDTIMANLTYGGNDEDAARTAAGVAQLDAAIVDLPDGYDTLLGERGINLSGGQKQRAAIARALARDPQVVLLDDALSAVDTGTEAAILQGLRDELTGRTALIASHRVSAVRDASWIVVLDEGRIVEQGTHESLVAARGRYWQLLRRQQVSDEIDAVSA
- a CDS encoding transcriptional repressor, which codes for MDPRNDLDRFRAYLRQHNLPITPQRLAIASLVLASDQHLSVEEVATGLAQQGDNAGTATIYRTLDLLVKSGLVVERDFGEGFRRFEPARGIPHHEHMLCSVCGRVDEFRDERLERMTTLIAESHGFSRQRHRLVIYGVCAECQRSGGPR
- a CDS encoding FadR family transcriptional regulator, which produces MSTIARQSLADATAAQLEARIAAAEWPLGSRLPAEPELMAQLGVGRSTVREAIRTLARVGLVQVRQGDGTYVTARTANTESLLTRCQRAQLQEVRDVREALELQAARLAAARRTPDDLATLRTLLDQRADAITRRDAAGFAAADVAFHQRIVAATRNDMLIELWRVLGESLVQSLTERKRESAFDDADSTREHEALFDAIADADPGAATSAVTALFLTARPARDRSDAGAAVAT